In the uncultured Methanobacterium sp. genome, one interval contains:
- a CDS encoding phospholipase D-like domain-containing protein — protein MNLKITSLSAELKLLGRGQVLPHLQRSIAMAQQSILIVGPWLDAYFVGKIIDSLADTKIDVHFIVRIDGDEQIDSKTLSALNLAREKIPIFRARTLQNLHSKVIMIDGEIFYLGSTNWYWYSLHESLELTVTGKTSLLPGIITEMDNYWESATPLNTADLKEYRDYEPITTDIHLKFL, from the coding sequence ATGAACCTAAAAATAACATCCCTATCTGCTGAGCTGAAACTCCTGGGCAGGGGACAGGTCCTCCCCCATCTTCAGCGAAGTATCGCAATGGCACAACAAAGCATATTGATAGTTGGGCCCTGGCTTGATGCTTATTTTGTAGGTAAAATCATTGATTCATTGGCTGATACAAAAATAGATGTTCACTTCATTGTTCGTATAGATGGTGATGAACAGATTGATTCAAAGACCCTATCCGCGCTGAACTTGGCCCGTGAAAAGATCCCTATATTCCGGGCCAGAACTTTACAGAACCTCCACTCCAAGGTTATCATGATTGATGGGGAAATATTCTACCTGGGAAGCACCAATTGGTACTGGTACAGTCTCCATGAATCATTGGAATTAACAGTCACCGGGAAAACTTCTCTTCTACCAGGAATCATCACCGAGATGGACAATTACTGGGAAAGTGCAACCCCTTTAAACACTGCGGATTTGAAGGAATACCGTGATTATGAACCTATCACCACCGATATCCATCTAAAATTTTTATAA
- a CDS encoding UvrD-helicase domain-containing protein has translation MDRIIPSWDEIEKYRESLSEGERTFIRFLDENLPHYWKIYWRPFFNGSYPDIVLLNPEGGLMIYTVIDGDQDVSTPERNKKQLDYYRNKLIQELVPEISEQLDEDQRRFVIFKTGIYLHSMESYPAQVLYEEYPYLTVAGYDDLDEDSLYLVVPGYDFQKDRFMNPKWAEKLEKWLNPPYHRDRRTGIEFTPQQKQLTIPKPGHRRLRGAAGSGKTLVLAHRAAKLAAQNKNVLVITYNRNLWYFIKKMINNSPYNFNWSNITFRHFHGFCKDLLNEFFLTAPSRFDDIVLVLEEALGKILEDSIMSKALEKFKYDAILIDEGQDYSWQWYNFLLKFLNNSNELFLVCDEKQNIYGRELSWIDGKMENVQFRGRWSELNTIHRLPREISKLANKFSKEFGLTSSVEFDPEQTVLFNDSSSFFRWENIQAKDWLINVHEAYKTFNKQMINSKKTFKPSEIVILLPKNMMGTELVEFFDNYGISCDHVFLTRNGSKWRNKKISSITDERLKISTIHQFKGWESPNVILLIPEHWNGGHKNLDAVVYTAMTRTLKNLIVLNCNDRYRRFGDDLEISY, from the coding sequence TTGGATAGAATAATTCCATCGTGGGATGAAATTGAAAAATATAGGGAATCTTTAAGTGAAGGGGAACGTACTTTTATTCGTTTTTTAGATGAAAACTTACCACACTACTGGAAAATTTACTGGCGTCCTTTCTTTAATGGTTCCTACCCCGATATTGTTCTTTTGAACCCTGAAGGTGGGCTTATGATCTACACAGTCATTGATGGGGATCAGGATGTCAGCACACCAGAGCGCAATAAAAAACAGCTTGATTACTACCGCAACAAGTTAATCCAGGAACTGGTGCCGGAAATCAGTGAACAGTTAGATGAAGACCAGAGAAGATTTGTAATATTTAAAACAGGCATATATCTGCATAGTATGGAAAGTTACCCGGCACAGGTTCTGTATGAAGAGTATCCCTACCTTACAGTTGCAGGGTATGATGATCTGGATGAAGATAGTCTTTACCTGGTAGTTCCTGGTTATGACTTTCAAAAAGACAGGTTCATGAATCCAAAATGGGCCGAAAAACTGGAAAAATGGTTAAATCCACCCTACCACCGTGATAGGAGAACTGGTATTGAATTTACCCCACAACAAAAACAGCTTACCATACCTAAACCAGGACACCGCAGACTCCGTGGTGCTGCTGGTAGTGGTAAGACACTGGTACTTGCCCACAGGGCAGCCAAACTGGCTGCGCAAAATAAAAACGTCCTGGTGATAACCTACAATCGTAACCTGTGGTATTTCATTAAAAAAATGATAAATAACAGTCCCTACAACTTCAACTGGTCCAACATCACATTCCGACATTTCCATGGATTCTGCAAGGACCTGTTAAATGAATTTTTCCTGACCGCACCGTCCAGGTTTGATGATATTGTCCTGGTGCTGGAAGAAGCACTTGGGAAAATACTGGAAGACTCAATAATGAGTAAAGCCCTTGAAAAATTCAAATACGATGCTATATTAATTGATGAAGGACAGGATTACAGCTGGCAGTGGTATAACTTCCTTTTGAAGTTTTTAAATAATAGTAATGAGCTTTTCCTGGTTTGTGATGAGAAGCAGAATATATACGGTCGGGAATTATCCTGGATTGATGGTAAGATGGAAAATGTACAGTTCCGTGGCCGTTGGTCCGAGCTTAACACCATTCACCGTTTGCCCAGGGAGATATCCAAGCTGGCCAATAAATTCAGCAAAGAGTTTGGATTAACTTCATCGGTGGAATTTGATCCGGAACAAACTGTACTTTTTAATGATAGTTCATCTTTTTTCCGATGGGAGAATATTCAGGCCAAAGACTGGCTTATCAATGTTCATGAAGCTTATAAAACCTTCAATAAGCAGATGATAAATTCTAAAAAGACATTTAAACCATCTGAGATTGTGATACTCCTTCCCAAAAATATGATGGGAACCGAACTGGTGGAATTTTTCGATAATTATGGTATATCCTGTGACCATGTATTCCTCACCCGGAATGGATCAAAGTGGCGTAATAAAAAAATCTCCTCCATAACTGATGAACGTCTGAAGATAAGTACAATACACCAGTTTAAAGGTTGGGAATCACCTAATGTTATTCTCCTAATACCAGAACACTGGAATGGTGGTCATAAGAATCTGGATGCAGTGGTTTACACTGCCATGACCCGAACACTAAAGAATTTGATTGTTTTAAACTGTAACGACCGGTACCGGAGATTTGGGGATGACCTAGAAATTAGTTATTGA
- a CDS encoding ABC transporter ATP-binding protein, which yields MKGLIKGEGLWKTYNLDSTEVHALRGLNISVDEGEFVSIMGPSGSGKSTLLNMIGGLDTPTQGDLFIDGKNISSMNDGELTLMRAENIGYIFQTFNLLPALSVRDNVGFPMRNLTGDKKMDKSSRIKRAEECIEIVGLGPRMNYLPSKLSGGERQRVAIARALVNHPKFILADEPTGNLDSEATENIINLLHQVNDEGTTVVMVTHDVDTTMDTRVMRIRDGVIEG from the coding sequence ATGAAAGGTTTAATTAAGGGAGAAGGACTTTGGAAGACCTATAATCTGGACAGTACTGAAGTCCACGCCCTGAGGGGATTGAATATATCAGTTGATGAAGGTGAATTTGTATCCATAATGGGCCCATCTGGTTCAGGCAAATCAACCCTCCTCAACATGATTGGAGGTCTGGACACCCCCACCCAGGGAGATCTCTTCATTGATGGGAAGAATATATCCTCTATGAATGATGGTGAACTTACCCTGATGCGGGCAGAAAATATTGGGTACATATTCCAGACTTTCAACCTCTTACCTGCTTTAAGTGTCCGGGATAATGTTGGGTTTCCCATGAGGAACCTCACCGGTGATAAGAAGATGGATAAATCCTCCAGAATTAAAAGAGCAGAAGAATGCATTGAGATTGTAGGTCTAGGGCCCAGGATGAATTACCTCCCATCCAAACTTTCCGGAGGCGAAAGACAGCGAGTTGCCATTGCCCGGGCTTTGGTTAACCATCCTAAATTCATCCTGGCAGATGAACCAACAGGAAACCTGGACTCCGAAGCCACAGAAAATATAATCAACCTCCTGCACCAGGTAAATGATGAAGGCACCACTGTGGTTATGGTTACCCACGATGTGGACACCACCATGGATACCAGGGTTATGAGGATCAGGGATGGGGTTATTGAAGGTTAA
- a CDS encoding PsbP-related protein: MTKICPKCKTENLDSAAFCQNCGEELPKYTYNVPSSGDRAPESKAKGGNWWSKQTNLVKILSVVGVCCVGLIVIIGLLAILFPDATTFNLDTGNTPALTQTFSQAGLSFNYPGDWKTSSVKYVDNSASVVQSLGTFASPDNLVLDVSKQDMTATVAEAKEGTKANLKTISSSQILSETTKTVNGLTVYEMILTYSDSNNNEVKSLYVITGKDGQVSYYLQFIDTPSNFNSDKSVMDSIVNTIKIQ, from the coding sequence ATGACAAAGATTTGTCCTAAATGTAAAACAGAAAACTTGGATTCTGCGGCATTCTGCCAGAATTGTGGTGAAGAATTGCCTAAATATACCTATAATGTGCCCTCATCTGGAGATAGGGCACCTGAAAGTAAAGCAAAAGGTGGTAACTGGTGGAGTAAACAAACGAATCTTGTTAAAATACTCAGTGTAGTTGGTGTTTGCTGTGTGGGGCTTATTGTGATTATTGGATTACTGGCGATATTATTCCCTGATGCAACCACCTTTAACCTCGACACTGGAAATACACCTGCATTGACCCAGACATTTTCCCAGGCTGGTTTAAGCTTTAATTATCCTGGTGACTGGAAGACATCAAGTGTGAAGTACGTTGACAATTCAGCAAGCGTTGTTCAGAGTTTGGGAACCTTTGCTAGTCCTGATAACCTTGTCCTGGATGTTAGCAAACAGGATATGACTGCAACTGTTGCCGAGGCTAAAGAAGGTACAAAAGCTAATTTAAAAACTATCTCCTCTTCACAGATTTTAAGTGAAACAACAAAAACAGTCAATGGTTTGACAGTGTATGAAATGATCTTAACCTATTCTGATAGCAACAACAATGAAGTTAAATCGTTATACGTGATTACAGGTAAAGATGGGCAGGTTAGTTACTATCTACAATTTATAGATACACCCAGTAACTTCAACAGTGATAAATCAGTGATGGACAGTATTGTAAACACCATAAAAATACAGTAA
- a CDS encoding DUF2085 domain-containing protein has translation MISGEFRASNLICHRIPERTFNIQGKYFPVCARCTGFYIGAFSYFIYAYFFYVEYTVFLTILAILMIVPAFLDGFTQVMGTRISNNKLRLLTGLLGGVGLAIFLKTIKWMILVSY, from the coding sequence ATGATTTCAGGCGAGTTTAGGGCTTCAAATTTGATATGCCACCGAATCCCTGAAAGAACATTCAACATTCAAGGAAAGTATTTCCCAGTTTGTGCTCGCTGCACCGGATTTTATATAGGTGCTTTTTCCTATTTCATATATGCTTATTTTTTCTATGTTGAATACACAGTTTTCTTAACAATTTTAGCAATTTTAATGATTGTTCCTGCATTTTTAGATGGTTTCACTCAGGTTATGGGAACACGGATAAGTAATAATAAATTAAGATTATTAACTGGACTTTTAGGGGGTGTTGGACTCGCAATTTTTCTTAAAACTATTAAATGGATGATTTTAGTTAGTTACTAA
- a CDS encoding FtsX-like permease family protein: MLDIAFKDFKAKKGRTAMCIIGVMVCVLLIGTVNLVLYEMESGLKGDLGTVNGKLYFEKNGTSFPPYASILPESLGNEVLNRGEVNQDKSTKALFAPIQSGNATRYTMIVGLTPGKEQAFIENTTVTGKSSLVGESDNAVILGSEAAKNYNATVGSTITVQGNQYQVIGIMKQVGTGWPLTIDSSMVMSLSHAQSVMEMPSLISTVIIVPSGSIDSAETSLQDAYPSYSIYSEHDTQKTLDDNLSQIKIFMNMISFFIFVVSVIIIMIVMMMSVKEKTKEIGTMRAIGTRKRSILALIIYESLILSLIGGVLGIILMSPTFSILGVLMGATDVNFLSFNIPSAIVTQVLVMVFIIGTFSGLIPAYLATRISPIDALRYE; this comes from the coding sequence ATGTTGGATATTGCTTTTAAAGATTTTAAGGCCAAAAAAGGCCGTACCGCCATGTGCATAATAGGAGTCATGGTATGTGTTTTACTCATAGGCACAGTCAATCTGGTTTTATATGAAATGGAATCCGGTCTTAAAGGAGATCTGGGAACAGTTAACGGTAAACTATACTTTGAGAAAAATGGAACCAGTTTCCCACCTTATGCCAGTATACTCCCGGAAAGTCTGGGAAATGAAGTCTTAAATCGGGGTGAAGTTAACCAGGATAAAAGTACAAAAGCACTGTTTGCACCTATTCAAAGCGGTAACGCTACACGTTACACCATGATCGTGGGCCTCACACCAGGCAAGGAGCAGGCTTTCATAGAAAACACCACAGTAACTGGTAAAAGTTCACTGGTGGGAGAAAGTGACAATGCGGTAATCCTGGGATCAGAGGCAGCAAAAAATTACAATGCCACAGTGGGCAGCACCATTACAGTTCAGGGAAACCAGTACCAGGTTATCGGTATTATGAAACAGGTGGGCACAGGATGGCCACTGACTATTGATAGCTCCATGGTCATGTCCCTTTCACACGCTCAATCAGTGATGGAAATGCCCAGTCTCATATCCACAGTTATCATCGTGCCCTCTGGATCAATTGACAGTGCTGAAACAAGCCTGCAGGATGCATATCCCAGTTACAGTATTTATTCTGAGCATGACACCCAGAAAACACTGGATGATAACCTGAGTCAGATCAAGATATTCATGAATATGATCAGTTTCTTTATCTTCGTGGTTTCAGTGATTATCATCATGATCGTTATGATGATGTCGGTTAAGGAAAAAACCAAGGAAATAGGTACCATGAGAGCCATTGGAACCAGGAAACGGTCAATCCTGGCACTGATAATATATGAATCCCTGATCCTGAGCTTGATCGGTGGTGTTCTTGGAATTATACTCATGTCACCCACCTTCAGTATACTGGGAGTGTTAATGGGTGCAACTGATGTGAACTTCCTCAGCTTCAACATACCCAGTGCCATAGTTACCCAGGTGCTGGTGATGGTCTTCATCATCGGAACATTCAGTGGACTCATACCAGCCTATCTGGCCACCCGTATCAGCCCTATTGATGCTTTAAGATATGAATAG
- a CDS encoding Hsp20/alpha crystallin family protein, which yields MNNEKKGVDTMFNDMIQTIKEKQVDLDNAIAEYTGGPVKPAMDVMETEEDITVKTDLPGFKRDDIKIDLTEDTLEIKAEYSKETEEKGEKEGVTFHRKERKFGSAARTYILPAKVKIDDVTAKFSDGVLTVTMPKLEKKETFEVKID from the coding sequence ATGAATAATGAGAAAAAAGGTGTAGATACCATGTTTAATGATATGATCCAGACCATTAAGGAAAAACAGGTGGATCTGGATAATGCCATTGCCGAATACACCGGAGGGCCAGTTAAACCCGCCATGGATGTCATGGAAACTGAAGAAGATATCACCGTTAAAACTGACCTACCAGGCTTTAAACGCGATGACATAAAAATCGACCTCACCGAAGACACCCTGGAAATCAAGGCAGAATATTCCAAAGAAACAGAAGAAAAGGGTGAAAAGGAGGGAGTAACCTTCCACAGGAAAGAAAGAAAGTTTGGATCAGCTGCCAGGACTTACATACTACCGGCCAAGGTAAAAATCGATGATGTAACTGCCAAATTCAGCGATGGAGTCTTAACCGTGACCATGCCTAAACTGGAGAAAAAAGAAACCTTTGAAGTTAAAATAGATTAA
- a CDS encoding MFS transporter, producing MMVPINASIINVSLPTISVYFGVGLSTAQWVLTSYLITLLGFVLFFSRLGDFWGQERVYLAGLVGFIITSLLCSLSPSVELLIIFRGLQGLTAAMMISVSMALVRKSFPSHMLGRALGIYAVAIAAGLALGPAIGGIMSGFCGWRSIFLVNLPVGILDFIFCFTILKRSQQTEVKWDIPGTVLQFVCLFLIVYTLNLVESASYTTAIITGVMALVSFILFIYQEFRTENPVLNLKLFKSRKFSAFSLSLHFNYLCMYMMFFAVPFYLQKVLHLDQATTGLVLTASPVIMMTVSPLSGMLADRFGSRFPAFLGGVVSAVALLSMVQLNVASSAGDVFFRLALLGLGAALFQSPTNKALMSELPSTQAGMASGILATTRNLGMVFAVCYAGLLIHFAISPELMQSGELYGAAAADLTGGLHLVVIFAAILSIGMAFLSFAGLKNKKESIIEYEKVAVEKTIQVEKKVVGTISSIIIVMNRYH from the coding sequence ATGATGGTCCCCATTAATGCCAGCATAATCAACGTATCCCTACCCACCATATCCGTCTATTTTGGGGTTGGTCTGAGCACTGCACAGTGGGTTTTAACCAGTTACCTCATAACCCTGCTGGGATTTGTACTGTTCTTTTCCAGACTGGGAGACTTCTGGGGACAGGAACGAGTGTATCTGGCGGGTCTTGTGGGTTTCATAATTACTTCACTACTGTGTAGCTTATCACCCTCAGTGGAATTGCTTATTATTTTCAGAGGATTGCAGGGACTAACCGCAGCCATGATGATCAGTGTTTCCATGGCTCTGGTCCGGAAATCATTCCCATCCCATATGCTGGGAAGAGCCTTAGGGATATATGCAGTAGCCATAGCAGCTGGTCTGGCACTGGGTCCTGCAATTGGAGGGATCATGTCCGGATTTTGTGGATGGAGATCCATCTTCCTGGTGAACCTTCCAGTGGGAATCCTGGACTTCATATTCTGTTTCACCATTTTAAAACGCAGCCAGCAGACTGAGGTTAAATGGGATATACCTGGAACCGTATTGCAGTTTGTATGCCTGTTTTTAATAGTTTACACACTGAACTTGGTGGAATCTGCCAGTTACACCACTGCAATTATCACTGGAGTCATGGCTTTGGTCAGTTTTATCCTGTTTATCTACCAGGAGTTCAGGACAGAAAACCCAGTTTTAAACCTGAAACTCTTTAAAAGCAGGAAATTCAGCGCATTCAGCCTTAGCCTCCACTTTAACTACCTCTGTATGTATATGATGTTCTTTGCAGTGCCATTTTACCTGCAAAAAGTCTTACACCTAGATCAGGCCACTACCGGGCTGGTTTTAACTGCCTCACCAGTTATAATGATGACTGTATCCCCCTTAAGTGGGATGCTAGCTGACAGATTCGGTTCAAGGTTCCCGGCCTTTCTGGGGGGAGTGGTGTCCGCAGTGGCTTTACTTTCCATGGTACAGTTAAATGTGGCATCCAGTGCGGGGGATGTTTTCTTCAGATTGGCTCTTTTAGGATTGGGAGCAGCACTCTTCCAGTCACCTACCAACAAGGCATTGATGTCAGAGTTACCCTCCACACAGGCAGGTATGGCTTCAGGTATCCTGGCAACCACCAGGAATCTAGGTATGGTATTTGCAGTGTGTTATGCTGGACTTTTAATACACTTTGCCATTTCACCAGAGCTTATGCAATCCGGTGAACTTTACGGGGCAGCAGCAGCCGATCTTACCGGTGGATTGCACCTGGTAGTTATATTTGCCGCAATCTTGAGTATAGGTATGGCCTTCCTGTCATTTGCCGGGCTTAAAAATAAGAAAGAATCTATAATTGAATATGAGAAAGTGGCAGTGGAAAAGACCATTCAGGTGGAAAAGAAGGTTGTAGGCACTATAAGTAGCATAATAATAGTGATGAACCGGTACCATTAA